In Nocardioides dokdonensis FR1436, the following are encoded in one genomic region:
- a CDS encoding HpcH/HpaI aldolase/citrate lyase family protein: MPSSHRSAKDFFRPLAVGAPTPPTEIPARPSRAIHFFDPSNAKMAAKIPQMVGSVDVLLGNLEDAVKADNKLAAREGLVKIAQETDFGPTQLWTRINALDSPWVLDDLTTLVPAIGHKLDVIMVPKVQGAEDIHYVDRLLAQLEAKAGLEKPILVHAILETARGVANVEEICGASPRMQGLSLGPADLAADRRMKTTRVGGGHPGYLVRQDPTGSGEDAINAERTTYQQDLWHYTISRMVDACALHGIYPYYGPFGDIADVVACEDQFRNAFLLGCVGTWSLHPKQIAIANRVFSPSVEDVTHARRVVAAMGDGTGAVMLDGKMEDDASLKQCLVMVDLAEELAAIDPELKKQYDAIELPGEKA; this comes from the coding sequence ATGCCCAGCTCCCACCGCAGCGCCAAGGACTTCTTCCGCCCTCTCGCCGTCGGCGCACCGACCCCGCCGACCGAGATCCCGGCCCGCCCGAGCCGCGCGATCCACTTCTTCGACCCCAGCAACGCGAAGATGGCGGCGAAGATCCCGCAGATGGTCGGCAGCGTCGACGTGCTGCTCGGCAACCTCGAGGACGCGGTCAAGGCCGACAACAAGCTGGCCGCCCGCGAGGGCCTGGTGAAGATCGCCCAGGAGACTGACTTCGGGCCCACCCAGCTGTGGACCCGCATCAACGCGCTGGACAGCCCCTGGGTGCTCGACGACCTGACCACCCTGGTGCCCGCGATCGGGCACAAGCTCGACGTGATCATGGTGCCGAAGGTGCAGGGCGCCGAGGACATCCACTACGTCGACCGGCTCCTGGCCCAGCTCGAGGCGAAGGCCGGGCTCGAGAAGCCGATCCTGGTCCACGCGATCCTCGAGACCGCGCGCGGCGTGGCGAACGTCGAGGAGATCTGCGGCGCCAGCCCCCGCATGCAGGGCCTCTCCCTGGGCCCGGCCGACCTCGCGGCCGACCGTCGGATGAAGACCACCCGCGTCGGCGGCGGACACCCCGGCTACCTGGTGCGCCAGGACCCGACCGGGTCCGGCGAGGACGCCATCAACGCCGAGCGCACGACGTACCAGCAGGACCTGTGGCACTACACGATCTCGCGGATGGTCGACGCCTGCGCCCTGCACGGCATCTACCCCTACTACGGCCCGTTCGGGGACATCGCCGACGTGGTGGCCTGCGAGGACCAGTTCCGCAACGCGTTCCTGCTCGGCTGCGTCGGCACCTGGAGCCTGCACCCGAAGCAGATCGCGATCGCCAACCGCGTCTTCAGCCCCAGCGTCGAGGACGTCACCCACGCCCGCCGCGTGGTCGCGGCCATGGGCGACGGCACCGGCGCGGTGATGCTCGACGGCAAGATGGAGGACGACGCCTCCCTCAAGCAGTGCCTGGTGATGGTCGACCTCGCCGAGGAGCTCGCCGCGATCGACCCCGAGCTGAAGAAGCAGTACGACGCGATCGAGCTGCCCGGAGAGAAGGCCTGA
- a CDS encoding HpcH/HpaI aldolase/citrate lyase family protein, with protein MSDVTPLRSVLYMPSSNERALEKAKSIPCDGLILDLEDAVAPDAKPAARSSAAAAVASGEYGRRTVTIRVNGIGTEWHDDDLVAAAQAGPAGVVVPKVNSAEEVRTLVAALEKAGAPDHTRLWAMVETPEAIFNVREIAAASDRLAVLVMGTNDLVKELYAEHVPGRAPLLTSLSLSLLAARAAGVQILDGVYNDVKDAEGFLAECAQGRQMGFDGKTLIHPGQVAPTNEQFAPSPEAVEDAQGLIRAWEDGQGSGVVTYKNKMVENLHVESARRTLSIHEAVQALEG; from the coding sequence ATGTCCGACGTCACCCCCCTGCGCAGCGTCCTCTACATGCCCAGCTCCAACGAGCGGGCGCTGGAGAAGGCGAAGTCGATCCCCTGCGACGGGCTGATCCTCGACCTCGAGGATGCCGTCGCCCCCGACGCGAAGCCCGCCGCCCGCAGCAGCGCCGCCGCGGCGGTCGCCTCGGGCGAGTACGGCCGGCGCACCGTGACCATCCGCGTCAACGGCATCGGCACCGAGTGGCACGACGACGACCTGGTCGCCGCCGCCCAGGCAGGCCCCGCCGGCGTCGTGGTGCCGAAGGTGAACAGCGCCGAGGAGGTCCGCACCCTCGTCGCGGCCCTCGAGAAGGCCGGTGCGCCCGACCACACCCGCCTGTGGGCGATGGTCGAGACCCCCGAGGCGATCTTCAACGTCCGCGAGATCGCCGCCGCCTCCGACCGCCTGGCCGTGCTGGTGATGGGCACCAACGACCTGGTCAAGGAGCTGTACGCCGAGCACGTGCCCGGCCGCGCGCCCCTGCTGACCTCGCTGTCGCTGAGCCTGCTGGCCGCCCGCGCCGCCGGGGTGCAGATCCTCGACGGGGTCTACAACGACGTCAAGGACGCCGAGGGCTTCCTGGCCGAGTGCGCCCAGGGTCGCCAGATGGGCTTCGACGGCAAGACGCTGATCCACCCCGGCCAGGTCGCGCCCACCAACGAGCAGTTCGCGCCGTCGCCCGAGGCGGTCGAGGACGCCCAGGGCCTGATCCGGGCGTGGGAGGACGGGCAGGGCTCCGGCGTGGTGACCTACAAGAACAAGATGGTCGAGAACCTGCACGTGGAGTCCGCGCGCCGCACCCTGTCGATCCACGAGGCGGTCCAGGCCCTCGAGGGCTGA
- a CDS encoding MmcQ/YjbR family DNA-binding protein gives MTHPQMFDDDDPVLARVRALALALPDAAMKVSHGRPAFFTTKVFAYYGGSVKVDGSYVQHEQSVMVLTDPDDHQALLEDPRVFVPAYLGPSGWLGVDLDLEHSDWDEVAELLDASYRRTAGARRVARLDAG, from the coding sequence GTGACCCATCCGCAGATGTTCGACGACGACGACCCGGTGCTCGCCCGGGTGCGCGCGCTCGCGCTGGCCCTGCCCGACGCCGCCATGAAGGTCTCCCACGGCCGGCCGGCGTTCTTCACCACCAAGGTCTTCGCCTACTACGGCGGCTCCGTCAAGGTCGACGGCAGCTACGTGCAGCACGAGCAGTCGGTGATGGTGCTGACCGACCCCGACGACCACCAGGCACTGCTCGAGGACCCGCGGGTCTTCGTGCCGGCCTACCTGGGGCCCTCGGGGTGGCTCGGCGTGGACCTGGACCTGGAGCACTCGGACTGGGACGAGGTCGCCGAGCTGCTCGACGCCTCCTACCGCCGCACCGCCGGGGCGCGCCGGGTGGCGCGCCTCGACGCCGGCTGA
- the dtd gene encoding D-aminoacyl-tRNA deacylase codes for MRAVLQRTLRASVTVDGEVVGATDGPGLLVYLGVTHDDGPADVAWTARKIWELRVLRDERSASDLGAPVLVVSQFTLYGDTRKGRRPTWQAAAPGPVSEPLYDAVCAELERLGAHVERGRFGADMAVESLNDGPITMLLDSPR; via the coding sequence GTGCGAGCCGTCCTCCAGCGAACCCTGCGCGCCTCGGTCACCGTCGACGGCGAGGTCGTCGGCGCCACCGACGGCCCCGGCCTGCTCGTCTACCTCGGGGTCACCCACGACGACGGCCCGGCCGACGTGGCCTGGACCGCCCGCAAGATCTGGGAGCTGCGGGTGCTGCGCGACGAGCGCTCGGCCTCCGACCTCGGCGCACCGGTGCTCGTCGTCAGCCAGTTCACGCTGTACGGCGACACCCGCAAGGGCCGGCGCCCCACCTGGCAGGCGGCCGCCCCGGGCCCGGTCAGCGAGCCGCTCTACGACGCGGTGTGCGCCGAGCTCGAGCGCCTCGGCGCGCACGTCGAGCGCGGCCGGTTCGGCGCCGACATGGCGGTGGAGAGCCTCAACGACGGGCCCATCACGATGCTGCTCGACAGCCCACGCTGA
- a CDS encoding patatin-like phospholipase family protein, which yields MKALVLGGGGITGIAWETGLLAGLADAGTDLSTADRVIGTSAGSIVGSQITSDTPLDELYRRQLLEPGHPDGPTEAALARIGPLVLATYGVAVLRARGDAEAFGRLLGHRAQRASARGRTPSVPERYDQVRQRLTTTEWPAQDLVVTAVDADSGALAAFRAGAGVGLEDAVNASCAVPCVYPPIAIGGRTYIDGGLRSGANADLAEGCDPVIVLSPLDRSVGPLRSARQQLDELGVPHLVITPDDAARAAIGKNVLDPAARPGSARAGHAQAAAYAARVRELWG from the coding sequence ATGAAGGCACTCGTGCTCGGCGGCGGCGGCATCACCGGGATCGCGTGGGAGACCGGGCTGCTGGCCGGCCTGGCGGACGCCGGGACCGACCTGAGCACGGCCGACCGGGTCATCGGGACGTCCGCGGGGTCGATCGTCGGCTCCCAGATCACCAGCGACACCCCCCTCGACGAGCTCTACCGGCGCCAGCTGCTCGAGCCGGGTCACCCCGACGGGCCGACCGAGGCGGCGCTGGCCCGGATCGGCCCGCTCGTGCTGGCGACGTACGGCGTGGCGGTGCTGCGCGCCCGCGGCGACGCGGAGGCCTTCGGTCGGCTGCTGGGGCACCGGGCGCAGCGGGCCTCGGCGCGCGGGCGCACGCCGAGCGTGCCCGAGCGCTACGACCAGGTCCGCCAGCGGCTGACCACCACCGAGTGGCCCGCGCAGGACCTCGTGGTGACCGCCGTCGACGCCGACTCCGGTGCGCTGGCGGCCTTCCGGGCCGGCGCCGGGGTCGGGCTCGAGGACGCCGTCAACGCCAGCTGCGCCGTCCCGTGCGTCTACCCGCCCATCGCGATCGGTGGACGCACCTACATCGACGGCGGCCTGCGCTCGGGCGCCAACGCCGACCTCGCCGAGGGCTGCGACCCCGTCATCGTGCTGTCCCCGCTGGACCGCTCGGTGGGGCCGCTGCGCAGCGCGCGCCAGCAGCTCGACGAGCTCGGGGTGCCGCACCTGGTGATCACCCCCGACGACGCCGCTCGGGCCGCGATCGGCAAGAACGTCCTCGACCCCGCCGCCCGTCCGGGATCCGCGCGTGCCGGCCACGCCCAGGCAGCGGCGTACGCCGCCCGGGTGCGCGAGCTCTGGGGCTGA
- a CDS encoding choice-of-anchor P family protein — MPPFTRITTIASAAVVTATLSLAPTLSASAEPRPDATAQATSAARTAAPVTLEKRTPFVFKGNGYGTSIEGGELPIDSSRLALSSMACTTIAGKKNRNFVEESELPGLGTVRGVYSKVVSKKKGGVTFQKSQHKVAEVVLADTPLGKLSIDGVVSTTKASWSKKAGYQASADTKIAGITFAPAGGLPAQTIPIPSPGQTIPIPGLATITLGRTIESPEPGKNRSRAYAVGVVIEVIPTGTTIKLARSMSKLEKGFKTGIFGGSAIPVKAHVLGELAQVGRVVRQTMPCLGTDGELDKSDAADVNLADQIVVQAASARQKGKQTKKKAVGTEVARIASVNLGGGALVLDAIESKVKVTRLKSGKLKRSASAKVGSITGGGGDPQSLEDLDGLEIPGVLKIETGLKKKVKDGIRMIGLRITLLDGTGAVVDLATSKLSIADR, encoded by the coding sequence ATGCCCCCCTTCACCCGCATCACCACGATCGCCTCCGCGGCGGTCGTGACCGCGACCCTCTCGCTCGCACCGACGCTGAGCGCCAGCGCCGAGCCCCGTCCCGACGCGACCGCGCAGGCGACCTCGGCCGCCCGGACCGCCGCTCCCGTCACCCTGGAAAAGCGCACCCCCTTCGTCTTCAAGGGCAACGGCTACGGCACCTCGATCGAGGGCGGCGAGCTGCCCATCGACTCCAGCCGCCTCGCCCTCAGCTCGATGGCCTGCACGACCATCGCGGGCAAGAAGAACCGCAACTTCGTCGAGGAGAGCGAGCTGCCCGGCCTCGGGACCGTGCGCGGCGTCTACTCGAAGGTCGTGAGCAAGAAGAAGGGCGGCGTCACCTTCCAGAAGTCCCAGCACAAGGTCGCCGAGGTCGTCCTCGCCGACACGCCTCTGGGCAAGCTGTCCATCGACGGCGTCGTCTCGACCACGAAGGCCTCGTGGTCGAAGAAGGCCGGCTACCAGGCCAGCGCCGACACCAAGATCGCCGGCATCACCTTCGCCCCGGCCGGCGGCCTGCCGGCGCAGACCATCCCGATCCCCTCGCCCGGCCAGACCATCCCGATCCCGGGCCTGGCCACGATCACCCTGGGTCGCACGATCGAGAGCCCCGAGCCCGGCAAGAACCGCTCGCGCGCCTACGCCGTCGGGGTCGTCATCGAGGTCATCCCCACCGGCACCACCATCAAGCTGGCGCGCAGCATGTCGAAGCTGGAGAAGGGCTTCAAGACCGGCATCTTCGGCGGCAGCGCGATCCCGGTGAAGGCCCACGTGCTCGGCGAGCTGGCCCAGGTCGGCCGCGTCGTGCGCCAGACCATGCCCTGCCTGGGCACCGACGGCGAGCTCGACAAGTCCGACGCCGCCGACGTGAACCTCGCCGACCAGATCGTCGTGCAGGCCGCCAGCGCCCGCCAGAAGGGCAAGCAGACCAAGAAGAAGGCCGTCGGCACCGAGGTAGCCCGGATCGCCAGCGTGAACCTCGGCGGCGGCGCTCTGGTCCTCGACGCCATCGAGTCCAAGGTCAAGGTCACCCGCCTCAAGAGCGGCAAGCTCAAGCGCTCCGCGTCCGCCAAGGTCGGTTCCATCACCGGCGGTGGCGGCGACCCGCAGAGCCTCGAGGACCTCGACGGTCTGGAGATCCCCGGCGTGCTCAAGATCGAGACCGGCCTGAAGAAGAAGGTCAAGGACGGCATCCGGATGATCGGGCTGCGGATCACGCTGCTCGACGGCACCGGTGCGGTCGTCGACCTGGCCACCTCGAAGCTGTCCATCGCGGACCGCTGA
- a CDS encoding MFS transporter, with product MRPPTRLIPSPATTPGPGLRWAMLGASTLAQGAAAVTIHGPAFLIPTLRDAGLTLPQAGLVAAAPIIGVVLALVAWGLVTDRRGERFVLVTGLVLTALSGGVAMLAGSRGGPVALFVTLLVAGAAAASTGSASGRVVVGWFPSHRRGLAMGVRQMAQPVGVGVAAVSIAVTAERYGVAVALGVPVTAAVLAALVVVLVVQDPPRPSVRDGATVANPYRQDSYLARIHGVSVLLVVPQFLVWTFALVWLVSDRGWSAAAAGSLVALAQLAGALGRIAAGQLSDVVASRLRPLRWVAVAAGLTMGLLGWAAGQGAALAVPLVVIATVLTVADNGLAFTAVAERAGPHWSGRALGAQNTAQYLTASAVPPLAGLAVDRIGYAAAFALAGLFPLVAVALVPVREERPLS from the coding sequence GTGCGCCCCCCGACCCGCCTGATCCCGTCCCCGGCGACCACCCCCGGCCCGGGGCTGCGCTGGGCGATGCTGGGGGCCTCGACGCTGGCCCAGGGCGCCGCCGCGGTCACCATCCACGGCCCGGCCTTCCTGATCCCCACGCTGCGCGACGCCGGGCTCACGCTGCCGCAGGCCGGCCTGGTGGCCGCCGCCCCGATCATCGGCGTGGTGCTGGCCCTGGTCGCCTGGGGCCTGGTCACCGACCGTCGCGGTGAACGCTTCGTGCTGGTCACGGGCCTGGTCCTGACCGCACTGTCCGGCGGCGTCGCGATGCTCGCCGGCAGCCGGGGCGGGCCGGTCGCCCTGTTCGTCACGCTCCTGGTCGCGGGTGCCGCAGCGGCGAGCACCGGCTCGGCCAGCGGCCGCGTGGTGGTCGGCTGGTTCCCCTCCCACCGCCGCGGGCTGGCCATGGGCGTGCGCCAGATGGCCCAGCCGGTCGGCGTGGGGGTCGCGGCAGTGAGCATCGCCGTGACCGCCGAGAGGTACGGCGTCGCCGTGGCGCTCGGCGTACCGGTCACCGCCGCGGTGCTGGCCGCGCTCGTGGTGGTCCTGGTCGTCCAGGACCCGCCCCGCCCCTCGGTGCGCGACGGCGCGACGGTGGCCAACCCCTACCGGCAGGACTCCTACCTCGCCCGCATCCACGGTGTCTCGGTGCTGCTCGTGGTGCCGCAGTTCCTGGTGTGGACCTTCGCCCTGGTCTGGCTGGTCAGCGACCGGGGCTGGTCGGCCGCGGCCGCCGGGAGCCTCGTCGCGCTCGCCCAGCTCGCGGGGGCGCTTGGGCGGATCGCCGCGGGCCAGCTCAGCGACGTCGTGGCCAGCCGGCTGCGTCCGCTGCGCTGGGTGGCGGTCGCCGCCGGGCTGACGATGGGGCTGCTGGGCTGGGCGGCCGGTCAGGGCGCAGCGCTCGCCGTCCCGCTCGTCGTGATCGCCACGGTGCTGACCGTCGCCGACAACGGCCTCGCCTTCACCGCGGTCGCCGAGCGCGCCGGCCCGCACTGGTCGGGTCGCGCCCTCGGGGCCCAGAACACCGCGCAGTACCTGACCGCCTCGGCGGTGCCCCCGCTCGCCGGGCTGGCCGTCGACCGGATCGGGTACGCCGCCGCCTTCGCGCTGGCCGGGCTGTTCCCGCTGGTCGCGGTCGCCCTGGTGCCGGTGCGCGAGGAGCGCCCGCTGTCCTGA
- a CDS encoding IclR family transcriptional regulator, producing MQQQREDAGTPGASQVPAATRTLRVLRFLAGQPDPVPVDRIARACDLPRSTAYHLLAVMAEEGFVTHLPEEHLYGLGVAAFEVGSGYARQVPLQRIARHALATLVDRTGHNAHLAVLHGRDVLYVLEERAPGRPPLVTDVGVRLPAHLTASGRALLAGLSAAQVRATYPSGDALVERTDRGPRTPSALRELLVQTRQRGHATEDGEVSEGMASVAAAVRDHHDHPVAGVALTYPVAEVDPADVDALATQVRRTAAQLTRRLRGRATP from the coding sequence ATGCAGCAGCAGCGCGAGGACGCGGGGACCCCGGGTGCCTCGCAGGTGCCTGCGGCCACGCGCACCCTGCGGGTGCTGCGCTTCCTGGCCGGCCAGCCCGACCCGGTGCCGGTGGACCGGATCGCGCGCGCCTGCGACCTGCCCCGCTCCACGGCCTACCACCTGCTCGCGGTGATGGCCGAGGAGGGTTTCGTCACCCACCTGCCCGAGGAGCACCTCTACGGCCTCGGGGTCGCGGCCTTCGAGGTCGGCAGCGGCTACGCCCGGCAGGTCCCGCTGCAGCGGATCGCGCGGCACGCCCTGGCCACGCTCGTCGACCGCACCGGCCACAACGCCCACCTGGCCGTCCTGCACGGGCGCGACGTCCTCTACGTCCTCGAGGAGCGGGCCCCGGGCCGCCCCCCGCTCGTCACCGACGTCGGCGTGCGCCTCCCGGCCCACCTCACCGCCAGCGGCCGGGCGCTGCTCGCCGGTCTCTCCGCCGCCCAGGTGCGCGCCACCTACCCCTCCGGCGACGCGCTGGTCGAGCGCACCGACCGGGGCCCCCGGACGCCGAGCGCGCTGCGCGAGCTGCTCGTGCAGACCCGGCAGCGCGGGCACGCCACCGAGGACGGCGAGGTCAGCGAGGGGATGGCCAGCGTCGCCGCCGCGGTGCGCGACCACCACGACCACCCGGTGGCCGGGGTCGCGCTCACCTACCCCGTCGCGGAGGTCGACCCCGCCGACGTCGACGCCCTGGCGACGCAGGTGCGGCGCACCGCGGCGCAGCTGACCCGTCGCCTGCGCGGGCGGGCGACCCCGTGA
- a CDS encoding DMT family transporter, with amino-acid sequence MSSGRGRIGLLQIGVAGVLWGTGGLGVQLVREQVSMSVLTISAWRIVLAAVPILGLLLLRRGGPRLVAMVRHRPRRVVAVGLSTAGFQVLFFLAVTWVGVTVATVVSLGLAPVLLTVAEALGVRRVPPPSRLLVVAAALVGLVLVSLASSPDGEASGPRPVAGLVAAAASGALYALATAWGGTLAREAPPLVLTAATTSVGVLALVPLALLSGGPWVTADPQALGVLVYLGVFTMGLAYASFYAGLRTTSGAAAALVTLVEPLSAAVLAALVLHERLAPAGIAGALLILAAVAGLSRDDPAAVAAVAGPSAGLPAVPEVVDPQEWWDQHPEPDPEPRDHAKPTQTGQRPPTL; translated from the coding sequence GTGAGCAGCGGCCGCGGTCGGATCGGGCTGCTCCAGATCGGCGTCGCCGGCGTCCTGTGGGGCACCGGCGGCCTCGGGGTGCAGCTGGTGCGCGAGCAGGTGTCGATGTCGGTGCTGACCATCAGCGCCTGGCGCATCGTGCTGGCCGCCGTCCCGATCCTGGGCCTGCTGCTGCTGCGTCGCGGCGGCCCGCGGCTGGTCGCGATGGTGCGGCACCGGCCCCGTCGCGTGGTCGCCGTCGGGCTCTCGACCGCCGGGTTCCAGGTGCTCTTCTTCCTGGCGGTGACCTGGGTCGGCGTCACCGTCGCCACCGTGGTCAGCCTGGGCCTGGCCCCGGTGCTGCTCACCGTCGCCGAGGCCCTCGGCGTGCGTCGGGTGCCGCCGCCGAGCCGCCTGCTCGTGGTGGCCGCCGCGCTGGTCGGTCTGGTCCTCGTCAGTCTCGCCTCCAGCCCGGACGGCGAGGCGTCCGGGCCGCGACCGGTCGCGGGGCTGGTCGCCGCGGCCGCCTCGGGCGCGCTCTACGCCCTGGCCACCGCCTGGGGCGGCACGCTCGCCCGCGAGGCGCCGCCGCTGGTGCTCACCGCGGCCACCACGTCGGTCGGCGTCCTCGCGCTGGTGCCGCTCGCGCTTCTCTCCGGCGGCCCCTGGGTCACCGCCGACCCGCAGGCGCTCGGGGTGCTGGTCTACCTCGGCGTCTTCACGATGGGCCTGGCCTACGCCAGCTTCTACGCCGGGCTGCGCACCACCAGCGGCGCCGCGGCCGCCCTGGTCACCCTGGTCGAGCCCCTGTCGGCCGCCGTGCTGGCCGCCCTCGTGCTCCACGAGCGCCTGGCCCCCGCCGGCATCGCCGGCGCCCTGCTGATCCTGGCCGCGGTCGCCGGGCTGTCGCGCGACGACCCGGCCGCCGTCGCCGCCGTCGCCGGTCCCTCGGCGGGCCTCCCGGCCGTGCCCGAGGTCGTCGACCCGCAGGAGTGGTGGGACCAGCACCCGGAGCCGGATCCGGAGCCGCGAGATCACGCAAAGCCCACGCAGACCGGGCAGCGACCGCCCACACTGTGA